A single Triticum dicoccoides isolate Atlit2015 ecotype Zavitan chromosome 2A, WEW_v2.0, whole genome shotgun sequence DNA region contains:
- the LOC119359123 gene encoding RING-H2 finger protein ATL39-like, with the protein MSISSSSNKTLPYSADGGSYSTHDTLALLVIGFSVTAVCVFIIALFDCLCCRPRRAGGRRIVFVGARPFLVRAGGDGGLSPTAVAALPSFLYHRGLAVRGNGDSDGRGEGSGGGRGWAQCAVCLSLVKEGEVVRQLPACMHLFHVGCVDTWLHSHSTCPLCRATVEPPSKDQVPPV; encoded by the coding sequence ATGTCGATATCCTCTAGCTCCAACAAGACGCTGCCCTACTCGGCGGACGGTGGCAGCTACAGCACCCACGACACGCTCGCCCTCCTCGTCATCGGCTTCAGCGTCACCGCCGTCTGCGTCTTCATAATCGCGCTGTTCGATTGCCTGTGctgccgcccgcgccgcgccggcggCCGCAGGATCGTCTTCGTGGGCGCCCGGCCGTTCTTGGTGCGTGCCGGCGGCGACGGTGGGCTGAGCCCCACGGCCGTGGCCGCGCTGCCGTCGTTCTTGTACCACAGAGGCTTGGCCGTCCGCGGCAACGGCGATTCGGACGGTCGTGGCGAAGGCAGCGGCGGTGGCCGCGGGTGGGCGCAGTGCGCGGTGTGCCTCAGTCTGGTGAAGGAAGGGGAGGTGGTGAGGCAGCTGCCGGCGTGCATGCACCTGTTCCATGTAGGCTGCGTCGACACCTGGTTGCACTCCCACTCCACTTGCCCTCTGTGCAGGGCCACGGTAGAGCCCCCTTCGAAAGACCAGGTGCCTCCTGTGTGA